One genomic window of Solanum dulcamara chromosome 12, daSolDulc1.2, whole genome shotgun sequence includes the following:
- the LOC129876353 gene encoding serine/threonine-protein kinase WNK8-like: MDYELRSRVVEKSRCGRFIRYSDMLGGGAYKEVYIGYDRVEEIEIAWNQIVLFGVNEGLKSPENLFAEAILLKSLNHERIMKCFFYWFDSKSKTLNMITELFPSGSLKKHLSKYDDNGVGVDLESFRSWGRQILEGLSFLHSQNPKIIHRDIKCDNVFVDCGGKQVTLGDFGLAVCLMDGNFVKEKEPKGTPEFMAPECYDGEYNELVDIYSFGMCLLEMVTGEYPYIECSNGIQIFKKVYTGVKPTSLRKVKDSRLKDIIEKCMLPMSIRPSAEELLKDPFFLYNGGSSPLEACAPASCFVISHPLRGLHCCARDIRNLYLV; the protein is encoded by the coding sequence ATGGATTACGAGTTACGCAGTAGAGTTGTAGAGAAATCTCGGTGTGGTAGGTTTATTAGATACAGTGATATGTTAGGTGGAGGAGCTTATAAAGAAGTGTACATAGGGTATGATCGTGTTGAGGAAATTGAAATTGCTTGGAATCAAATTGTTCTTTTCGGAGTAAACGAAGGATTAAAATCCCCAGAAAATTTGTTTGCTGAAGCTATTCTGTTGAAGTCGTTAAATCATGAAAGGATTATGAAGTGTTtcttttattggtttgattcCAAGTCGAAAACTCTTAACATGATTACGGAGTTATTCCCCTCGGGTAGCTTGAAAAAGCATTTGTCGAAGTATGATGATAATGGTGTTGGTGTTGATTTGGaaagtttcaggagttggggaaGGCAGATTCTTGAAGGTTTGAGTTTTCTCCATAGCCAGAACCCTAAGATCATTCATCGAGATATTAAGTGTGACAATGTGTTTGTTGATTGTGGTGGGAAGCAAGTTACTCTTGGAGATTTTGGGTTGGCGGTTTGTCTTATGGATGGTAATTTCGTGAAAGAGAAAGAGCCTAAAGGTACCCCTGAATTCATGGCTCCAGAGTGCTACGACGGAGAATACAATGAGCTGGTTGATATATATTCATTCGGGATGTGTCTTCTTGAGATGGTTACTGGTGAATATCCGTATATAGAATGTAGCAATGGGATCCAAATATTTAAGAAAGTGTACACTGGTGTAAAGCCTACATCTCTCAGAAAGGTGAAGGACTCTAGATTGAAAGATATTATTGAGAAGTGTATGCTTCCCATGTCTATTAGGCCATCTGCGGAAGAGTTGCTGAAAGATCCATTCTTTTTATACAACGGCGGATCATCACCATTGGAAGCTTGTGCTCCTGCTTCCTGTTTTGTAATTAGTCATCCGCTCAGGGGATTACATTGTTGTGCGAGGGATATTAGGAATTTGTATTTGGTGTGA
- the LOC129877339 gene encoding putative DEAD-box ATP-dependent RNA helicase 29 encodes MAILVSSKAELKRREKQKKKAKSGGFESLGLSSNIFRGIKRKGYRVPTPIQRKTMPLILSGFDVVAMARTGSGKTAAFLVPMLEKLKQHVPQAGVRALILSPTRDLALQTLKFTKELGRFTDIRVSLLVGGDSMESQFEELAQSPDIIIATPGRLMHHLSEVDDMSLRTVEYVVFDEADCLFSMGFAEQLHRILTHLGENRQTLLFSATLPSALAEFAKAGLRDPQLVRLDLDTKISPDLKVAFFSLRQEEKHAALLYLIREQITSDQQTLVFVSTKYHVEFLNILLREEGVEASVCYGDMDHDARKMHISRFRARKTMVLIVTDVAARGIDIPLLDNVINFDFPTKPKLFVHRVGRAARAGRIGTAYSLVTSEDMAYLLDLHLFLSKPIRAAPTEEEVLQDMDGVLSKIDQAVANGETVYGRFPQTVLDLLSDRVREIIDYSTELETLQRPCTKAFGLYSKTKSKPSKESIKRVKDLPREGLHPMFKNVLHGNELSAMAFSERLKTFRPKQTILEAEGEAAKSKKQNQWVDVMKMKRAIHEEVINKVREQRSSVPSPKEDGFDPTPSKRKEKQVSGSKRKAKIFKDEEYFISAVPTNQHFEAGLSVRGNHGFESKRLDAAVLDLVADDKNGLQKQKVSYHWDKRSKKYIKLNNGDRVTASGKIKTESGSKMKSNKTGIYKKWKDQSHKRVSLNGTNDGNFAAQSTSLAGGPRGQGGSRNFRGGRNNRSVPNAHVRSEIKDVDQVRKEREKKAQRASYLKSKKGKKAFKGGKKGGGNGKGKGKGKGRQG; translated from the exons ATGGCGATTTTGGTTAGCTCCAAAGCGGAGCTGAAACGCAGAGAGAAGCAGAagaagaaggcaaaatcaggaGGATTTGAGTCATTAGGTTTAAGTTCCAATATCTTCCGAGGAATTAAACGAAAAGGTTACAGAGTTCCTACACCTATTCAGCGCAAAACAATGCCTCTCATACTCTCTGGATTTGATGTCGTTGCTATGGCTCGTACTGGTTCTGGTAAAACGGCGGCGTTCCTTGTCCCTATGCTTGAGAAATTGAAGCAGCATGTGCCTCAAGCTGGTGTTAGAGCTCTCATTCTTTCTCCGACTAGAGATTTGGCGCTTCAAACGCTTAAGTTTACGAAAGAACTTGGTCGATTCACAG ATATTCGTGTTAGTTTGTTGGTTGGTGGTGATAGTATGGAAAGCCAATTTGAAGAATTGGCACAAAGTCCTGATATTATAATTGCAACTCCTGGTCGGCTCATGCATCACTTATCTGAGGTTGATGATATGTCACTGCGTACTGTGGAGTATGTGGTTTTTGACGAAGCTGATTGTTTATTTAGCATGGGTTTTGCTGAGCAATTGCATAGAATTCTCACTCATCTAGGTGAGAATCGCCAGACTCTGCTTTTCAGTGCAACTTTACCCAGTGCCCTTGCTGAATTTGCCAAGGCTGGGCTTCGAGACCCTCAGCTTGTGCGGCTTGATTTGGATACAAAGATAAGTCCAGACTTGAAGGTTGCGTTTTTCTCTTTAAGACAGGAGGAGAAGCATGCTGCACTTCTGTATCTGATTCGTGAACAAATAACTTCTGATCAGCAGACTTTAGTTTTTGTTTCGACAAAGTATCATGTTGAGTTCCTCAATATTCTTTTAAGAGAAGAGGGTGTTGAAGCTTCTGTTTGTTATGGTGATATGGATCATGATGCTCGCAAAATGCATATTTCTAGATTTAGAGCAAGAAAGACAATGGTGCTCATTGTGACTGATGTGGCTGCTAGAGGAATTGATATTCCACTGCTTGATAATGTTATCAACTTTGATTTTCCTACCAAACCTAAACTTTTTGTTCATCGAGTTGGGCGAGCTGCCAGAGCTGGTCGTATTGGCACTGCATATTCTCTTGTCACATCCGAAGACATGGCTTATTTGTTAGATCTTCATCTCTTTCTATCTAAACCAATCAGGGCTGCGCCAACTGAGGAAGAGGTCTTACAAGATATGGATGGAGTCCTGTCCAAAATAGATCAAGCAGTTGCCAATGGAGAAACTGTCTATGGACGTTTTCCACAGACTGTGCTAGATCTCCTCTCTGATAGAGTTCGGGAAATCATTGATTATTCAACTGAACTAGAAACTCTGCAAAGGCCATGTACTAAAGCATTTGGGTTGTACTCGAAGACGAAATCAAAGCCTTCTAAAGAGTCCATTAAAAGAGTAAAAGACCTACCCCGCGAAGGGTTGCATCCAATGTTCAAAAATGTCCTCCATGGTAATGAATTATCAGCAATGGCCTTTTCTGAACGCTTGAAGACCTTCAG ACCTAAGCAGACAATCCTGGAAGCTGAAGGTGAAGCCGCTAAGTCAAAAAAACAA AATCAATGGGTCGATGTGATGAAGATGAAAAGAGCTATTCATGAGGAGGTCATCAATAAAGTTCGTGAACAGCGCTCGAGTGTTCCTTCTCCAAAG GAAGATGGTTTTGATCCCACACCTTCAAAAAGGAAGGAGAAACAAG TTTCTGGTTCTAAAAGGAAAGCAAAGATTTTTAAAGATGAGGAGTACTTCATAAGTGCAGTACCAACAAACCAG CATTTTGAGGCTGGACTTTCTGTGAGGGGAAACCATGGTTTTGAATCAAAAAG GTTGGATGCTGCTGTTCTAGATTTGGTAGCTGATGACAAGAATGGGTTACAGAAACAAAAGGTTTCATATCATTGGGATAAG AGGAGTAAGAAATACATCAAGCTCAACAATGGAGATCGTGTTACAGCTAGTGGGAAG ATAAAGACAGAGAGCGGTTCTAAGATGAAATCCAACAAAACTGGGATATACAAGAAGTggaaagaccaatcacacaagAGAGTATCTCTTAATGGAACTAATGATGGGAACTTTGCTGCACAGTCAACTAGTTTAGCCG GTGGTCCTAGAGGTCAAGGTGGTAGCAGAAATTTCAGAGGTGGGAGAAACAATAGGTCAGTACCTAACGCTCACGTGCGATCAGAAATTAAAGATGTTGATCAAGTtcgaaaagaaagagagaagaaggcCCAAAGAGCATCTTATTTGAAGAGCAAGAAGGGGAAAAAGGCTTTCAAAGGTGGCAAAAAGGGAGGAGGGAACGGAAAGGGAAAGGGAAAGGGAAAGGGAAGACAAGGTTGA
- the LOC129876380 gene encoding pentatricopeptide repeat-containing protein At2g20710, mitochondrial-like — protein sequence MINLLRDYRRYKHALEVSYWMTDKRFFSPEPFDVGVRIHLIFKDKGLEEVEKYLNSILQQFKGFQIYSALLNCYTSEKSVEKAEAIMQKIRDRGLARAPLCYNFMMNMYYQTGNWGKMDNMMNEMKGKGIIFDQFTLMIRLSAYAAAGDSDGMDKIAKMLESDKRIILNWNAYAITAEKYLNVGQAEKALAMLTKVEGMIATSMNKHHAVGLLLKLYAQAGKKEELHRVWDLFKQNLRMYNKGYISMMNSLMKFDDIDGVEQIFEEWESQGLSYDFRVPNFLIGAYCRNGLLRKAEALIDRGLSKGGVPSVITWCHLASGYIHEDQVSKAIEALNKAISICPPKFIPSKETLRTCVEYWENQGNVEKAEEFVRSLEVEGVFSAVFCDKLRCFINK from the exons ATGATCAATTTATTAAGAGATTACAGAAGATACAAACATGCCCTTGAG GTGTCTTATTGGATGACTGACAAAAGATTTTTCAGCCCCGAACCTTTTGATGTTGGAGTGCGAATTCATCTGATTTTTAAAGATAAAGGTTTAGAAGAAGTTGAGAAGTATCTCAATAGCATCCTGCAGCAATTTAAAGGCTTTCAAATTTATTCAGCTCTTCTCAACTGCTATACCAGTGAGAAGTCTGTAGAGAAAGCTGAGGCCATCATGCAAAAAATACGAGATAGGGGGCTTGCTAGGGCTCCATTGTGCTACAATTTCATGATGAACATGTACTATCAAACAGGAAATTGGGGGAAAATGGACAACATGATGAATGAAATGAAGGGAAAGGGTATAATTTTTGACCAGTTCACTCTCATGATCAGGTTAAGTGCATATGCTGCTGCTGGAGATTCTGATGGAATGGATAAAATAGCAAAGATGTTGGAATCTGATAAACGGATCATATTGAATTGGAATGCTTATGCTATCACCGCAGAGAAGTATCTCAATGTTGGGCAAGCGGAAAAAGCTCTGGCAATGCTGACTAAAGTGGAGGGCATGATTGCCACTAGCATGAATAAGCATCATGCAGTTGGTTTATTACTGAAACTCTATGCGCAAGCTGGAAAGAAGGAAGAGCTACATCGAGTTTGGGATCTGTTCAAGCAGAATCTACGAATGTATAACAAGGGTTACATTAGCATGAtgaattcattaatgaaatttgaCGACATAGATGGAGTTGAACAAATATTTGAGGAATGGGAATCACAGGGGTTATCCTATGACTTCCGAGTTCCAAACTTTTTGATTGGCGCATATTGCAGAAATGGTCTTCTACGCAAAGCTGAGGCCCTCATCGACAGAGGATTATCAAAAGGAGGTGTTCCTTCTGTCATCACATGGTGTCATTTGGCAAGTGGATATATCCATGAAGATCAGGTCTCAAAAGCCATAGAAGCATTGAACAAGGCAATCTCAATCTGCCCGCCTAAATTTATCCCTAGCAAGGAGACTTTACGTACCTGTGTAGAATATTGGGAAAATCAGGGAAATGTGGAGAAGGCTGAGGAGTTTGTGAGGTCTTTAGAGGTGGAGGGTGTCTTTTCAGCAGTTTTTTGTGACAAGTTGCGGTGCTTCATCAACAAATGA
- the LOC129876815 gene encoding probable hexosyltransferase MUCI70 has translation MTTVIESLFFWKLWFFCCNNSATLQTTPSKPPKMFKENEGMFPRIHKFAPRKKVGMLLLCAVSLAVFLWVLFIDKGEDSQERIPSISNRLFPEAGQKDNYTNIESVERTNVGQSASTVQPPPPPVYFKGYTLPPGNPCESFTLPPPPADKKRTGPRPCPVCYLPVEQAIALMPDAPSFSPGVSNLTYIHEENSGKPDFGGYPSLMQRNDSYDVRESMSVHCGFVKGIKPGHQTGFEIDDSDLHEMESCRGVVVASAIFGAFDLIRQPKNISEYAKNNVCFHMFVDEQTEVFLRNSSELDGTMRIGLWRIAIVHNLPYDDPRRNGKVPKLLLHRLFPNARYSLWIDAKLELVVDPYQILERFLWRKNASFAISRHYRRFDVFVEAEANKAASKFDNASIDFQVEFYKKEGLTPYSAAKLPITSDVPEGCVVVREHIPVSNLFACLWFNEVDRFTPRDQISFAIVRDKIMSKTNWTVNMFLDCERRNFVVQGYHRDILEHWASPPPPGATEIVHPPPPVADETLQTLGNVKTSSSVTDPLKNVPSKRGRDRKSKRHRKVIGSLDP, from the exons ATGACTACAGTCATTGAGTCCTTGTTCTTCTGGAAGTTATGGTTCTTTTGCTGCAATAATTCTGCTACATTACAAACTACACCCTCAAAGCCACCAAAAATGTTTAAGGAGAACGAAGGAATGTTCCCCAGGATTCATAAATTCGCGCCAAGAAAGAAGGTGGGGATGCTGCTACTGTGTGCAGTTTCACTAGCAGTTTTCCTGTGGGTCTTGTTTATTGACAAAG gtgaagattCACAAGAACGTATTCCCTCCATAAGTAATAGGCTATTTCCAGAAGCTGGACAAAAGGATAATTATACGAATATTGAGTCGGTAGAACGAACTAATGTTGGACAAAGTGCATCAACTGTCCAACCTCCACCTCCTCCTGTATATTTTAAAGGATACACTCTTCCTCCTGGGAATCCATGTGAAAGTTTCACGTTGCCACCCCCACCAGCAGATAAGAAGAGGACAGGACCAAGGC CATGTCCAGTATGCTACCTTCCGGTTGAACAAGCTATTGCATTAATGCCTGATGCACCATCCTTTTCTCCCGGGGTTAGCAATTTGACTTACATTCATGAAGAAAATTCAGGGAAACCCGATTTTGGAGGATATCCTTCACTGATGCAAAGGAATGATTCATATGATGTAAGAGAGTCCATGAGTGTGCATTGTGG ATTTGTTAAAGGAATCAAGCCTGGACATCAAACAGGTTTTGAAATTGATGATTCTGACCTTCATGAGATGGAATCTTGTCGAGGTGTAGTTGTGGCATCAGCAATATTTG GTGCTTTTGATTTGATAAGGCAACCAAAAAATATCAGCGAATATGCCAAGAATAATGTCTGCTTCCATATGTTTGTGGATGAACAAACAGAAGTTTTTTTAAGAAACTCTAGTGAGCTAGATGGTACCATGAGAATTGGCTTATGGAGAATTGCCATTGTTCACAACCTACCTTATGATGATCCGAGGCGAAATGGAAAG GTTCCAAAGCTTCTGCTTCACAGGCTTTTTCCCAATGCTCGTTATTCTCTATGGATTGATGCAAAACTTGAGCTGGTTGTTGATCCATATCAAATACTTGAAAG GTTCTTGTGGAGAAAAAATGCCAGCTTTGCAATATCAAGGCATTATAGGCGCTTTGATGTGTTTGTAGAAGCAGAAGCTAATAAGGCTGCTTCAAAGTTTGACAATGCTTCCATCGACTTTCAAGTTGAATTCTATAAAAAGGAAGGTCTAACTCCTTATTCCGCAGCTAAACTTCCTATTACAAGTG ATGTTCCTGAAGGATGTGTAGTAGTAAGGGAGCACATTCCAGTCTCCAATCtctttgcttgtctttggtttaATGAAGTGGATCGTTTTACTCCAAGAGACCAAATTAGCTTTGCCATTGTGAGGGACAAGATCATGTCAAAGACAAATTGGACAGTGAATATGTTCTTGGACTGTGAGAGGCGCAACTTTGTGGTTCAG GGGTACCACCGCGACATTCTTGAGCACTGGGCTTCCCCACCTCCCCCTGGTGCTACTGAAATTGTTCATCCTCCACCCCCTGTAGCTGATGAAACCCTGCAGACCTTAGGCAACGTTAAAACGTCAAGTTCAGTTACTGATCCATTAAAGAATGTACCCTCAAAGCGCGGGAGAGACAGGAAATCCAAGCGTCATAGAAAAGTTATTGGAAGTTTGGATCCTTAG